A stretch of the Pseudoalteromonas marina genome encodes the following:
- a CDS encoding efflux RND transporter periplasmic adaptor subunit, whose translation MYSRQSGKALFPFIITLLLIFSVYLYLPSSHGEQANFSNMSAQVSAHTVTSQENAVMIEAIGSARANQAIYIKSAQNDYVTDIFFKDGDLVSKGQKLVQLQSRQEELAVEELSINLQEEKRQLNRLTELSRTQSTAKSLLEEQLSVVDATKSQLESAKTTLSEMTIRAPFSGLLGKREISVGAYVNNATILTTLDDISIIKVDFKVPEKYLAQLAIGMKVLTQNDAYPDQTFTGKVTHISSRIDAVTRSIEVTASFANKSGLLRPGMLLNTALELSTSQALMVPEKAVIPLQDKHYVFKITDGVANKIEVHVAGRNNGWVAIDEGLTDGQQIITEGLIKIRSGSKVSVKG comes from the coding sequence ATGTACTCTAGACAATCAGGCAAAGCTCTTTTTCCATTCATTATTACACTACTTTTAATATTTAGTGTTTACTTATATTTACCCTCAAGCCATGGCGAACAAGCCAATTTTTCTAACATGTCTGCACAGGTTTCTGCACATACAGTAACTTCGCAAGAAAACGCTGTAATGATAGAAGCAATTGGTAGCGCACGCGCAAATCAAGCTATTTACATTAAAAGCGCACAAAACGACTATGTTACCGACATATTTTTTAAAGATGGTGATTTAGTGAGTAAGGGCCAAAAACTTGTGCAATTGCAAAGCAGACAAGAAGAGTTAGCCGTTGAAGAACTCAGCATTAATTTACAAGAAGAAAAGCGTCAGCTTAACCGTCTTACAGAACTTTCACGTACACAGTCTACAGCTAAATCGTTGCTCGAAGAGCAATTATCTGTTGTAGACGCGACCAAGTCACAACTCGAAAGCGCTAAAACAACGTTAAGCGAAATGACCATTCGTGCGCCTTTTTCTGGCCTGCTAGGTAAACGCGAAATATCTGTAGGCGCTTATGTTAATAATGCAACCATACTCACTACCCTTGATGATATTAGTATTATAAAAGTAGACTTTAAAGTCCCTGAAAAATATTTGGCGCAACTTGCCATTGGCATGAAAGTATTAACGCAAAACGACGCTTACCCTGATCAAACATTCACAGGGAAAGTAACACATATTAGCTCACGTATTGACGCCGTGACACGCAGCATTGAAGTAACTGCTAGTTTTGCCAATAAATCGGGCCTATTACGCCCAGGAATGTTGCTAAATACCGCACTTGAGCTAAGTACAAGCCAAGCACTTATGGTTCCTGAAAAAGCGGTTATACCACTGCAAGACAAACACTACGTGTTTAAAATTACAGATGGCGTTGCAAACAAAATAGAAGTGCACGTTGCAGGCAGAAATAACGGTTGGGTAGCCATTGATGAAGGCTTAACCGATGGCCAGCAAATTATTACTGAGGGGCTGATAAAAATTCGCTCAGGCAGTAAAGTTAGCGTTAAGGGGTAA
- a CDS encoding efflux RND transporter permease subunit, with amino-acid sequence MKITDTSVKRPVFAIVINLLLLTFGLVAFSMLPLREYPDIETPIVNISTSYTGASAEIIETKITQVIENRISGIEGIKSINSSSRNGRSNITIEFNISRDIDAASNDVRERVARALDSLPEQVRPPEVSKSNSDESPIAWFVLNSETMDSLQLSDYAQRFIVDRLAVVDGVSNVRIGGERQYAMKIWLNRQAMAARGITSSDIENTLRTENVELPAGEIESIDRDFTVRTARSYKDQRDFKNLVIKRGEDGYLVRLGEVADVQLEAADDESLFRGNGRNMIGLGIVKQAKANTLTVVDNARSELEKIKRNLPEGTTIQDSYDSSVFIKESISEVYSTLAISMGLVVLVIFLFLGNIRATLIPAVTVPVALVGSFMFLLAMGYSINLLTLLALVLAIGLVVDDAIVMLENIHRRIELGEPPLLAAYRGAREVGFAIVATTLVLISVFVPLVFMDGRIGALFTEFAMAVSAAVFFSSVTALTLAPALCSKVLKSADKPNKFSQWMDRQFTKLERSYRNSLSTNMTKKWGLLVSLVLAGFVSYSLLLQVPSELTPKEDRGTFFIMMSGPEGASYENNAANMAKIEERLMPYSESGELSRVLVRVPGWGGSGGVAIVGMADWDKRKRSTWEVMDEISGKMREVTDVRAFAIMRRGIGGGGSSRPIEFVLQGNDYAQLADWRDRIIKRAEQNPGLVRIDHDYKETFPQFLVSIDKNKAADLGVSVSDVGRTLETMLGQRRVTTFIDRGEEYDVILKGTKEDFNNPTDISNIYLKSRSGELVPLDSLISLKEEATASRLNRYNRMRSITLSANLADGYTLEQALNFLNNVAAEENDIDGAIDYKGESQLYYEGASAMTYVFVLALTVTFLVLAAQFESFMHPFVIMLTVPLGLMGAMFGLWSTGLTLNIYSQIGIVMLIGLSAKNGILIVEFTNQLRDKGVEFSEAILQAATQRLRPIIMTSLTTVMSSVPLVLASGPGAESRMVIGVVVFTGVIVSTLLTLFVVPAAYYALARNTQSPEYLQQKLNKQAAEKPLEEI; translated from the coding sequence GTGAAAATTACCGACACTAGCGTTAAACGCCCCGTTTTTGCAATTGTAATTAACTTATTGCTACTCACCTTTGGTTTAGTCGCATTTAGTATGTTACCGCTACGCGAGTACCCCGATATAGAAACTCCGATTGTAAATATTAGTACCTCATATACCGGGGCATCAGCGGAGATAATCGAAACTAAAATAACCCAAGTTATCGAAAACCGAATATCCGGTATTGAAGGTATTAAAAGTATAAACTCATCAAGCCGTAATGGCCGCTCAAACATTACTATTGAGTTTAATATAAGTCGCGATATAGATGCGGCATCTAACGATGTACGTGAACGTGTTGCAAGAGCACTCGACAGTCTCCCAGAACAAGTACGTCCGCCTGAGGTATCTAAGTCAAACAGTGATGAAAGCCCTATTGCTTGGTTTGTACTAAATAGCGAAACCATGGACTCGTTGCAACTTTCTGATTATGCGCAGCGCTTTATAGTTGATCGCTTAGCAGTTGTAGATGGGGTATCTAATGTTCGAATTGGCGGAGAGCGCCAATACGCGATGAAAATTTGGCTCAACCGCCAAGCCATGGCTGCACGCGGAATTACCTCAAGCGATATAGAAAACACCCTGCGCACAGAAAATGTTGAGTTACCTGCTGGTGAAATTGAATCAATTGATCGCGACTTTACGGTACGTACGGCCCGAAGCTACAAAGATCAGCGCGACTTTAAAAATTTAGTTATTAAACGCGGTGAAGATGGCTATTTAGTTCGCCTTGGCGAAGTAGCCGATGTTCAACTAGAGGCCGCCGACGACGAAAGTTTGTTCCGTGGTAACGGCCGCAACATGATTGGCTTGGGTATTGTAAAACAAGCCAAGGCAAATACTTTAACCGTGGTAGATAACGCACGGAGTGAGCTTGAAAAAATCAAACGTAACCTACCTGAAGGCACAACAATTCAAGACAGTTACGACTCGTCTGTATTCATTAAAGAGTCGATTAGCGAAGTATACAGTACGCTTGCCATTTCTATGGGCTTAGTTGTTTTAGTTATATTTTTGTTTTTAGGCAATATCCGTGCAACGCTTATCCCTGCTGTTACCGTACCCGTAGCCTTGGTAGGCAGCTTTATGTTTTTGCTCGCTATGGGGTATTCAATCAACTTACTAACCCTACTTGCGTTAGTACTTGCCATTGGTTTGGTTGTTGATGACGCCATAGTAATGCTTGAAAACATTCACCGCCGTATAGAGCTTGGCGAGCCACCATTACTGGCAGCGTACAGAGGCGCACGAGAAGTAGGTTTTGCAATTGTAGCAACTACACTTGTGCTTATTTCGGTGTTTGTTCCTTTAGTATTTATGGATGGCCGGATAGGCGCGTTATTCACCGAATTTGCAATGGCTGTAAGCGCAGCTGTTTTTTTCTCAAGTGTAACCGCGCTTACGCTTGCACCAGCATTGTGTTCAAAAGTTCTAAAAAGTGCCGACAAACCTAATAAATTTAGCCAATGGATGGACCGCCAGTTTACTAAATTAGAGCGCAGTTACCGTAATTCACTTTCAACCAACATGACCAAAAAGTGGGGCTTGTTAGTTAGCTTAGTATTAGCGGGTTTTGTGAGTTATTCATTATTACTGCAAGTACCTTCAGAGCTAACACCTAAAGAAGACCGCGGCACCTTTTTTATTATGATGAGCGGGCCTGAAGGGGCTAGCTACGAAAACAATGCCGCCAATATGGCAAAAATTGAAGAACGCCTTATGCCTTACTCTGAGTCTGGCGAGCTAAGCCGTGTGCTTGTTCGTGTTCCTGGCTGGGGCGGTAGCGGCGGTGTTGCTATTGTTGGTATGGCTGATTGGGACAAACGCAAGCGCTCTACGTGGGAAGTAATGGATGAAATTAGTGGCAAAATGCGCGAAGTCACCGATGTACGTGCGTTTGCTATTATGCGCCGAGGTATTGGCGGTGGCGGTTCATCTCGCCCTATTGAATTTGTTCTACAAGGTAATGATTATGCTCAGCTTGCCGATTGGCGTGACCGCATTATTAAACGTGCAGAACAAAACCCAGGCCTTGTTAGAATCGATCACGATTACAAAGAAACATTCCCACAGTTTTTAGTAAGCATTGATAAAAATAAAGCGGCCGATCTAGGGGTGTCTGTGTCTGATGTTGGTCGTACACTCGAAACCATGCTGGGTCAGCGTCGTGTGACAACCTTTATAGATAGAGGTGAAGAATACGATGTCATTTTGAAAGGTACAAAAGAAGACTTTAATAACCCGACCGATATTTCAAATATATACCTTAAATCACGCAGTGGTGAGCTGGTTCCGCTAGACAGCCTAATAAGCTTAAAAGAAGAGGCTACAGCCTCACGCTTAAACCGTTACAACCGTATGCGCTCAATAACCTTAAGCGCAAACTTAGCCGATGGTTACACACTCGAACAAGCACTTAACTTTTTAAACAATGTTGCCGCAGAAGAAAACGACATTGACGGCGCAATAGACTACAAAGGTGAATCTCAGCTTTATTACGAAGGCGCATCAGCAATGACCTACGTATTTGTATTAGCGCTAACAGTTACCTTTTTGGTATTGGCAGCACAATTTGAAAGCTTTATGCACCCATTTGTAATTATGCTAACGGTCCCCCTTGGTTTAATGGGCGCGATGTTTGGTCTTTGGTCTACCGGACTTACGCTTAATATTTACAGCCAAATTGGTATTGTTATGCTCATAGGTTTAAGCGCTAAAAACGGGATACTCATTGTTGAATTTACCAACCAATTACGCGACAAAGGTGTAGAATTTAGCGAAGCAATATTACAAGCGGCTACACAACGTTTACGCCCAATAATAATGACATCGCTAACAACGGTTATGAGCTCAGTGCCATTGGTATTAGCATCAGGCCCTGGCGCTGAAAGCCGTATGGTAATTGGTGTTGTGGTATTTACCGGGGTTATTGTTTCAACGCTACTTACTTTATTTGTTGTGCCAGCAGCGTATTATGCGCTTGCTCGTAACACACAATCGCCTGAATATTTACAACAAAAACTTAATAAACAAGCAGCCGAAAAACCGCTTGAAGAGATCTAA
- the msrA gene encoding peptide-methionine (S)-S-oxide reductase MsrA has product MSSTTQVATFGGGCFWCIDAAFRRVNGVSDVSSGYTGGNTDNPTYKSVCSGTTGHAEVVKVEFDSTIVSFETLLAMFFTLHDATQLNRQGNDIGTQYRSVVYYHNDEQLALTNTMIEQLQTHVSEPIVTEVSPVTTYYPAEHYHQDYYNENPQQGYCSMLIAPKLHKFETVFKEFLAE; this is encoded by the coding sequence ATGAGTTCAACAACGCAAGTAGCAACCTTTGGTGGTGGCTGTTTTTGGTGTATTGACGCAGCATTTAGGCGTGTAAATGGCGTGTCTGATGTAAGCTCGGGTTATACCGGTGGCAATACTGACAATCCAACATACAAATCAGTATGCAGTGGTACAACGGGCCATGCCGAAGTAGTAAAAGTTGAATTTGATAGCACCATTGTAAGCTTTGAAACATTGCTCGCTATGTTTTTTACTTTGCACGATGCTACGCAATTAAATCGCCAAGGTAACGATATTGGCACACAATACCGAAGTGTTGTTTATTACCATAATGACGAACAACTTGCGCTTACTAACACTATGATTGAACAGCTACAAACCCATGTTAGTGAGCCTATTGTTACCGAAGTCAGCCCGGTGACAACTTACTACCCTGCTGAGCACTATCATCAAGATTACTACAACGAAAACCCACAACAGGGTTATTGCAGTATGTTAATCGCACCAAAATTACATAAGTTTGAAACCGTATTTAAAGAGTTTTTAGCTGAGTAA
- a CDS encoding TonB-dependent receptor domain-containing protein, whose product MLKKTTLGVAITAALSLSVSAAEQSIETITVTANKFEQSITNVLASVNVITRNDIETSNVRDLPTLLTSQVGFQVNPNGGFGQNAGVSLRGTGSGDTLILIDGVRTGSATLGQKALSNVPLNSIERIEIIKGSRAAVYGSDALAGVINIITRESDNLSVSATFGSDAYQDYQIAGSVKAGDVTTAFNAGFEKTDNFDVLQGAAPDEDGFENKNLGFKVNYTDAHYGDFKLLGQYSEGFADYDSRFSPADSTIERGDFKNYQLSAGWNKDYNNQTHSLDIAFATDDSDNRYVDFSQGPTTSTFVTKRSQIDYNGQYRLNDTLNISGGINWYNDDVSQSSTTFEVQERDVLAVFVGAYYDADELLANLTVRQDDDEQFGNETTYTAAAGYHLSEDATFRISQSTGFKAPTFNDLYFPLYGNANLQPETSVNRELGLNVDFDTVRVDVAIFRNEIEDKIDYDANFTLTNINEAQYEGVEFSLANQILGFDSNVNFAYLSAEDKETGEALRNVAKRTFNWELAKQFGAFDTSIAMQYRGERAGAVSQLGSYTLWNLAGNYQVNDEITVSLRIENVFDKEYNAVDSNADFTTGQVYYYNTPERRFFAGIDYQF is encoded by the coding sequence ATGTTAAAAAAAACAACTCTTGGCGTTGCAATTACTGCTGCGCTGTCACTATCTGTATCTGCTGCAGAGCAATCAATCGAAACCATTACGGTAACCGCTAATAAGTTTGAACAATCAATTACTAATGTATTAGCGAGTGTAAATGTTATAACTCGTAATGACATTGAAACCAGTAATGTTCGCGACTTACCAACGCTATTAACGTCTCAAGTTGGCTTTCAGGTAAACCCTAATGGCGGCTTTGGTCAAAATGCCGGTGTTTCACTGCGCGGTACGGGATCGGGTGATACGCTAATTTTAATAGACGGTGTGCGCACCGGTTCGGCAACGCTTGGTCAAAAAGCATTAAGCAATGTGCCATTAAATAGTATTGAGCGCATTGAAATAATAAAAGGTTCACGTGCTGCAGTGTATGGCTCTGATGCGCTAGCGGGTGTTATTAATATTATAACGCGCGAGTCAGATAACCTTTCGGTCAGTGCTACGTTTGGATCTGACGCGTACCAAGACTACCAGATTGCTGGTTCTGTAAAAGCAGGCGATGTAACAACGGCCTTTAATGCAGGATTTGAAAAGACGGACAACTTTGATGTACTTCAAGGGGCAGCACCCGATGAAGACGGTTTTGAAAACAAAAACCTTGGCTTTAAAGTAAACTATACCGATGCGCACTACGGCGACTTTAAGTTACTAGGGCAATACAGTGAAGGCTTTGCTGATTACGACAGCCGTTTTAGTCCTGCCGATAGTACGATTGAGCGAGGTGATTTTAAAAATTACCAGCTTTCGGCTGGTTGGAATAAAGACTATAACAATCAAACACACAGCCTTGATATAGCATTTGCAACGGATGACTCAGACAACCGTTATGTTGATTTTTCTCAAGGGCCAACAACAAGTACGTTTGTTACTAAGCGCTCACAAATTGACTACAACGGCCAATACCGCTTAAACGACACGTTAAACATTAGTGGTGGTATTAATTGGTACAATGATGACGTATCACAAAGCTCAACCACGTTTGAAGTGCAAGAGCGCGATGTATTAGCTGTATTTGTTGGCGCATATTACGATGCGGATGAGTTGCTTGCCAATTTAACTGTTCGTCAAGATGACGATGAGCAATTTGGTAATGAAACAACGTACACAGCGGCAGCTGGCTATCACTTATCTGAAGACGCAACTTTCAGAATAAGCCAAAGCACGGGCTTTAAAGCGCCAACATTTAATGATTTGTACTTTCCTCTTTACGGCAATGCCAATCTTCAACCTGAAACGTCAGTGAATCGTGAGCTTGGCTTAAACGTCGACTTTGATACTGTGCGTGTCGATGTCGCTATTTTTAGAAATGAAATTGAGGATAAAATTGATTATGACGCTAATTTTACACTCACCAATATTAATGAGGCCCAATATGAAGGTGTTGAATTTAGTTTAGCCAATCAAATTTTGGGTTTTGATAGTAATGTGAATTTTGCTTACCTAAGTGCCGAAGATAAAGAAACAGGCGAAGCGCTTAGAAACGTTGCCAAACGAACCTTTAATTGGGAGCTTGCAAAACAGTTTGGTGCATTTGATACAAGCATAGCAATGCAATATCGCGGTGAGCGAGCAGGGGCGGTTTCGCAATTGGGTTCGTATACGCTTTGGAATTTAGCAGGCAATTACCAAGTAAATGATGAAATTACGGTGTCGCTTCGTATAGAAAACGTATTCGATAAGGAATACAACGCAGTTGATTCTAACGCTGATTTTACAACAGGGCAGGTGTATTACTACAACACGCCAGAGCGCCGCTTTTTTGCTGGCATAGATTACCAGTTTTAA
- a CDS encoding YajQ family cyclic di-GMP-binding protein, producing the protein MPSFDIVSEVEMNEAQNAVDNANRELETRFDFRGVDASIELNDKTIKLKAEADSQVMQLFDILAGKVSKRGMDVASLELQDISRAGKNVFRNVALKQGIEKDVAKKVVKAIKDSKVKVQAAIQGEEVRVTGKKRDDLQAAMQVVRTADLGQPFQFKNFRD; encoded by the coding sequence ATGCCTTCATTTGATATTGTATCTGAAGTAGAAATGAACGAAGCACAAAATGCGGTAGATAATGCAAACCGTGAACTTGAGACTCGCTTTGACTTTAGAGGTGTTGATGCATCTATTGAGCTAAACGACAAAACAATTAAGCTAAAAGCTGAAGCTGATTCACAGGTTATGCAATTGTTTGATATTTTAGCGGGTAAAGTTTCTAAGCGTGGTATGGATGTAGCGAGCTTAGAGTTACAAGATATTAGCCGTGCAGGTAAAAATGTTTTTCGTAATGTTGCGCTAAAGCAAGGTATTGAAAAAGATGTGGCTAAAAAAGTAGTAAAAGCCATTAAAGATTCTAAAGTAAAAGTGCAAGCGGCTATTCAAGGCGAGGAAGTACGCGTAACGGGTAAAAAGCGTGATGACTTACAAGCTGCTATGCAAGTGGTGCGTACTGCCGATTTAGGTCAGCCTTTTCAGTTTAAAAACTTCCGCGATTAA
- a CDS encoding VanZ family protein, whose translation MTRRVYQAVFLLSIVAFTFLFAKEIKGAANLFPHIDKVAHFGIFFVLAIIMDKAFKLPLYAQILLLAGYGASIEIMQDALPYRQASIGDFIADFAGAASYFLLRVIFTPRKKNPYD comes from the coding sequence GTGACAAGGCGTGTTTACCAAGCTGTTTTTTTGCTCAGCATCGTAGCGTTTACTTTTTTATTTGCCAAAGAAATAAAAGGCGCAGCTAACCTATTTCCACACATTGATAAAGTAGCTCATTTTGGGATTTTTTTTGTGCTTGCTATTATTATGGATAAAGCGTTTAAGCTTCCTTTGTACGCACAAATTTTGTTATTGGCCGGTTACGGCGCATCAATTGAAATAATGCAAGACGCACTCCCCTACAGGCAGGCCTCTATTGGCGATTTTATAGCTGATTTTGCTGGTGCTGCTAGTTACTTTTTACTAAGAGTTATTTTTACACCTCGAAAAAAGAATCCCTATGACTAA
- a CDS encoding ketopantoate reductase family protein, translated as MTNILIVGDGAIGLLLSHFLSHKNNVHVLTRKPTCNTRFYSRKNAPSHNINARFINLSDLAQQPSYDVVIFTVKAFQVQDAFSQVKPYLAANSILVVSHNGMGNIEELIPQLNTQQALYFLTTSMAGFKSTQYIVQHTGEGQSVIGGCNKLAAKNSQFISPLLQAVPNLKVVNNIEQLRFEKLLVNVAINPLTALHNIKNGQLRAPVFSATIMSLLYEGCRVANAKGLNIALADALDNAYTVMALTAENYSSMQQDIANNRPTEIMAICGYISDQGKRYNIKTPINNELLAKIQAKKSVV; from the coding sequence ATGACTAATATTTTAATTGTAGGCGATGGCGCTATTGGCTTGTTACTAAGCCACTTTTTAAGTCACAAAAATAATGTTCATGTTTTAACACGCAAACCAACCTGCAATACGCGTTTTTATAGCCGTAAAAACGCTCCGTCACATAACATTAATGCACGCTTTATTAATTTAAGCGATCTGGCGCAACAACCTAGTTATGATGTTGTTATTTTTACAGTTAAAGCTTTTCAGGTCCAAGATGCGTTTTCACAAGTAAAACCTTATCTTGCTGCAAATTCAATATTAGTCGTTTCTCATAATGGAATGGGAAATATTGAAGAGCTTATTCCTCAGCTAAACACTCAGCAAGCACTATACTTTTTAACCACCAGCATGGCCGGATTTAAGTCTACCCAGTACATTGTGCAACATACCGGTGAAGGGCAAAGCGTGATTGGTGGCTGTAATAAACTTGCAGCTAAAAACTCACAATTTATATCACCACTACTTCAAGCAGTTCCCAATTTAAAAGTGGTCAATAACATTGAGCAACTTCGCTTTGAAAAGCTGTTGGTTAATGTGGCTATTAACCCGCTAACTGCACTTCACAATATAAAAAACGGCCAATTGCGTGCCCCTGTATTTAGCGCAACGATAATGAGTTTACTCTATGAGGGCTGCAGGGTTGCTAACGCAAAAGGGTTGAATATTGCTTTAGCTGATGCGTTAGATAACGCTTACACAGTAATGGCGCTTACCGCTGAAAATTATTCTTCAATGCAGCAAGATATTGCTAATAACAGGCCAACAGAAATAATGGCTATTTGTGGGTATATTAGCGATCAAGGCAAACGTTACAACATCAAAACCCCAATTAATAATGAGTTACTTGCTAAAATTCAGGCAAAAAAAAGCGTGGTTTAA
- the thiI gene encoding tRNA uracil 4-sulfurtransferase ThiI, producing MLKFIVKLHPEIAIKSRSVRKRFTKVLENNIKIVLRRIDEKVQVRNNWDNISVVTKLTDAQTRLDFIDSLQRIPGIVQFIEVTEVEFSTLDEIYQKTFELIGHTIAGKTFCVRAKRIGQHDFTSTDLERYVGGGLNQHVEGARVKLSRPEVTIRLEVKDDKAYIVTQTHLGMAGFPLPTQEDVLSLMSGGFDSGVASYQMIRKGARTHFLFFNLGGAAHEIGVKQASYFLWKKYSSTHKVKFITVDFEPVVAEILENVENSQMGVVLKRMMMRAGSAVAEKLNIQALVTGESIGQVSSQTLANLSVIDRVTETLILRPLIQHDKQEIINIARQIGTAEMAETMPEYCGVISKKPTVKAKIDVIKGEEEKFDFDVLDTVIDNARVMDVRDIDVEAKQELKEAESVADLPPGSVVVDIRSPEEEDAAPLEIEGIEVIHLPFFRLATKFGDLPKDKDYYLYCDRGVMSQLQALILHEQGFTTVKVYRP from the coding sequence ATGCTTAAATTTATCGTCAAACTACACCCCGAAATAGCTATCAAAAGCCGCTCGGTTCGTAAACGCTTTACTAAAGTGTTAGAAAATAACATTAAAATTGTATTGCGTCGTATTGACGAAAAAGTACAAGTAAGAAACAACTGGGATAACATTTCAGTTGTCACCAAATTAACTGACGCGCAAACTCGGTTAGACTTTATTGATAGTTTGCAACGCATTCCAGGTATAGTGCAATTTATTGAAGTGACTGAAGTCGAATTTAGTACGTTGGACGAAATTTATCAAAAAACCTTTGAGTTAATTGGCCACACAATTGCGGGTAAAACATTTTGTGTACGTGCAAAACGTATAGGCCAACACGACTTTACTTCAACTGATTTAGAGCGTTACGTTGGTGGTGGTTTAAACCAACACGTTGAAGGTGCCCGCGTAAAACTTAGCCGCCCAGAGGTGACTATTCGTCTAGAAGTAAAAGATGACAAAGCCTACATTGTAACGCAAACACATTTGGGTATGGCGGGCTTCCCTTTGCCAACTCAAGAAGATGTGCTGTCGTTAATGTCGGGTGGGTTTGACTCAGGCGTAGCTAGCTACCAAATGATACGAAAAGGCGCGCGTACGCACTTTTTGTTCTTTAATTTAGGTGGCGCTGCCCACGAAATTGGCGTTAAACAAGCGAGTTACTTTTTATGGAAAAAATACAGCTCTACTCATAAAGTAAAATTTATTACGGTCGACTTTGAACCTGTTGTTGCCGAAATTTTAGAAAACGTTGAGAACAGCCAAATGGGCGTTGTACTCAAGCGTATGATGATGCGTGCCGGTAGCGCAGTGGCCGAAAAGCTAAATATTCAAGCGCTTGTAACGGGTGAAAGTATTGGGCAGGTGTCCAGCCAAACGTTGGCTAATTTAAGTGTAATTGACCGCGTAACCGAAACCCTTATTTTACGCCCGCTAATTCAGCATGATAAGCAAGAGATTATAAACATTGCGCGCCAAATCGGTACCGCTGAAATGGCCGAAACTATGCCAGAATACTGTGGTGTTATATCTAAAAAGCCAACGGTAAAAGCAAAAATAGACGTGATTAAAGGCGAAGAAGAAAAGTTCGACTTTGATGTACTTGATACCGTTATTGATAACGCGCGCGTTATGGATGTTCGTGATATCGACGTAGAAGCTAAGCAAGAGCTTAAAGAGGCAGAATCGGTTGCCGATTTACCGCCAGGTTCAGTTGTTGTTGATATTCGCTCTCCAGAAGAAGAAGACGCGGCGCCGCTTGAGATTGAAGGTATTGAAGTAATCCACCTACCGTTTTTCCGCTTAGCTACAAAGTTTGGCGACCTACCAAAAGATAAAGACTACTACCTATATTGTGATAGAGGTGTAATGAGCCAGTTGCAAGCGCTTATTTTACACGAGCAAGGCTTTACAACTGTAAAAGTGTATCGTCCTTAA
- a CDS encoding TetR/AcrR family transcriptional regulator codes for MNTKEKIIHTSISLFNENGERAITTNHIASSLGMSPGNLYYHFKNKEDIIRHIFALYRDHLSTHFKPIDKDDDAFSHLTAYLDSLFELMWRFHFFYDNLGDILSRDTDLKQAYIDFQLELLEQVRNVILGLRDKGMIAIDEQDVTELAHTLKLTVSFWTPYIKARRPSGSLAEQDIYYGILKVLALFRAYSTEKSSVQMNQLREKYTALAQQAPAVA; via the coding sequence ATGAATACCAAGGAAAAAATAATACACACCAGTATTTCGTTGTTTAATGAAAATGGTGAGCGTGCAATCACAACGAACCATATTGCATCGAGCTTAGGGATGAGTCCGGGTAATCTTTATTATCACTTTAAAAATAAAGAAGATATTATTCGCCATATTTTTGCGCTTTACCGTGATCACTTAAGTACACATTTTAAGCCTATTGATAAAGACGACGATGCATTTAGTCATTTAACTGCTTATCTCGACTCGCTATTTGAACTTATGTGGCGTTTTCACTTTTTTTACGACAACCTTGGCGATATCCTCTCTAGAGATACCGACTTAAAACAAGCGTATATTGATTTTCAGCTTGAGTTATTAGAGCAAGTTCGTAACGTTATTTTGGGATTGCGTGACAAAGGCATGATCGCCATTGACGAACAAGACGTGACCGAATTAGCCCACACGCTTAAACTCACTGTTAGCTTTTGGACACCTTACATAAAAGCACGAAGACCTAGTGGTTCGCTTGCTGAGCAAGATATTTATTATGGTATTTTAAAAGTATTGGCTTTATTTAGGGCCTACAGCACAGAAAAAAGCAGCGTACAGATGAACCAACTTCGCGAAAAGTACACGGCACTTGCACAGCAAGCACCGGCAGTAGCATAA